The following proteins come from a genomic window of Ailuropoda melanoleuca isolate Jingjing chromosome 2, ASM200744v2, whole genome shotgun sequence:
- the SH2D5 gene encoding SH2 domain-containing protein 5 isoform X3 — protein sequence MQRAGAGGRRASDCGPAPHRPRCISKFAQYVGSFPVDDLDTQESVWLVQQQLWALKDCPRRRAVILKFSLQGLKIYSGEGEVLLMAHALKRILYSTWCPAHCQFAFMARNPQSPASKLFCHLFVGSQPGEKELPESEGRGGPRHARLGNPYCSPTLVRKKAIRSKVIRSGAYRGCTYETQLQLSAREAFPAAWEAWPRGPGGPSCLVESEGSLTENIWAFAGISRPSALALLRRDVLGAFLLWPEPGASGQWCLSVRTQCGVVPHQVFRNHLGRYCVEHLPAEFASLEALVEHHAGTERSLFCSLDMGRLNPSYEEQDCRPEGRPPRTLRPLGHAKSEAELQGLG from the exons ATGcagagggctggggcagggggccggAGGGCCTCTGACTGCGGCCCTGCCCCTCACCGGCCCCGGTGCATCAGCAAGTTCGCCCAG TATGTGGGCTCCTTCCCCGTGGACGACCTGGACACCCAGGAGAGTGTGTGGCTCGTGCAACAACAGCTGTGGGCACTGAAG GATTGTCCCCGACGCCGGGCTGTCATCCTGAAATTCAGCCTTCAGGGCCTCAAGATCTACAGCGGGGAGGGCGAG GTGCTGCTCATGGCTCACGCTCTGAAGCGTATCCTCTACTCTACCTGGTGCCCCGCCCACTGCCAGTTTGCCTTCATGGCCCGAAACCCCCAGAGCCCGGCCAGCAAGCTCTTCTGCCACCTCTTTGTGGGCAGCCAGCCTGGAGAG AAGGAGCTGCCAGAGTCAGAAGGCCGTGGGGGCCCTCGCCATGCCCGCCTGGGGAATCCGTACTGCTCGCCCACGCTGGTGCGCAAGAAGGCCATCCGCAGCAAGGTGATCCGCTCTGGGGCCTACCGAGGCTGCACCTACGAGACTCAGCTGCAGCTGTCGGCTCGGGAGGCCT TTCCTGCCGCGTGGGAGGCGTGGCCCCGGGGGCCTGGTGGCCCCTCGTGCCTGGTGGAGAGCGAAGGCAGCCTGACGGAGAACATCTGGGCCTTTGCTGGCATCTCCAG GCCCAGCGCCCTCGCCCTGCTGCGGAGAGACGTGCTTGGGGCCTTCCTGCTGTGGCCCGAGCCCGGCGCCAGCGGCCAGTGGTGCCTCTCGGTGCGGACACAGTGCGGCGTGGTGCCCCACCAGGTCTTCCGGAACCACCTGGGCCGCTACTGCGTGGAG CACCTGCCTGCCGAGTTTGCCAGCCTGGAGGCCCTGGTGGAGCACCACGCTGGGACCGAGCGCAGCCTCTTCTGCTCCCTCGACATGGGCCGTCTGAACCCCAGCTACGAAGAGCAGGACTGCAGGCCCGAGGGCAGACCCCCCCGGACACTGCGGCCCCTTGGCCATGCCAAGTCCGAGGCCGAGCTGCAGGGCCTGGGGTAG
- the SH2D5 gene encoding SH2 domain-containing protein 5 isoform X4 translates to MAHALKRILYSTWCPAHCQFAFMARNPQSPASKLFCHLFVGSQPGEVQVPHLLLCRSFQLAYLLQHPEQRAQPEPCPGSAGDMPLKPPSSPGGPPGLVREPFGRDQLSQNVHALVSFRRLPAEGPVGSGKELPESEGRGGPRHARLGNPYCSPTLVRKKAIRSKVIRSGAYRGCTYETQLQLSAREAFPAAWEAWPRGPGGPSCLVESEGSLTENIWAFAGISRPSALALLRRDVLGAFLLWPEPGASGQWCLSVRTQCGVVPHQVFRNHLGRYCVEHLPAEFASLEALVEHHAGTERSLFCSLDMGRLNPSYEEQDCRPEGRPPRTLRPLGHAKSEAELQGLG, encoded by the exons ATGGCTCACGCTCTGAAGCGTATCCTCTACTCTACCTGGTGCCCCGCCCACTGCCAGTTTGCCTTCATGGCCCGAAACCCCCAGAGCCCGGCCAGCAAGCTCTTCTGCCACCTCTTTGTGGGCAGCCAGCCTGGAGAG gTCCAGGTCCCGCACCTGCTGCTCTGCCGTTCCTTCCAGCTCGCTTACCTCTTGCAGCACCCTGAGCAGCGGGCACAGCCCGAGCCCTGCCCGGGGTCTGCAGGGGACATGCCCCTGAAGCCACCGTCCAGCCCTGGGGGGCCCCCTGGCCTAGTACGGGAACCCTTCGGCCGTGATCAGCTCTCCCAGAATGTGCACGCCCTGGTCTCCTTCCGGCGGCTGCCAGCAGAGGGGCCTGTGGGCAGTGGG AAGGAGCTGCCAGAGTCAGAAGGCCGTGGGGGCCCTCGCCATGCCCGCCTGGGGAATCCGTACTGCTCGCCCACGCTGGTGCGCAAGAAGGCCATCCGCAGCAAGGTGATCCGCTCTGGGGCCTACCGAGGCTGCACCTACGAGACTCAGCTGCAGCTGTCGGCTCGGGAGGCCT TTCCTGCCGCGTGGGAGGCGTGGCCCCGGGGGCCTGGTGGCCCCTCGTGCCTGGTGGAGAGCGAAGGCAGCCTGACGGAGAACATCTGGGCCTTTGCTGGCATCTCCAG GCCCAGCGCCCTCGCCCTGCTGCGGAGAGACGTGCTTGGGGCCTTCCTGCTGTGGCCCGAGCCCGGCGCCAGCGGCCAGTGGTGCCTCTCGGTGCGGACACAGTGCGGCGTGGTGCCCCACCAGGTCTTCCGGAACCACCTGGGCCGCTACTGCGTGGAG CACCTGCCTGCCGAGTTTGCCAGCCTGGAGGCCCTGGTGGAGCACCACGCTGGGACCGAGCGCAGCCTCTTCTGCTCCCTCGACATGGGCCGTCTGAACCCCAGCTACGAAGAGCAGGACTGCAGGCCCGAGGGCAGACCCCCCCGGACACTGCGGCCCCTTGGCCATGCCAAGTCCGAGGCCGAGCTGCAGGGCCTGGGGTAG
- the SH2D5 gene encoding SH2 domain-containing protein 5 isoform X2, with protein MQRAGAGGRRASDCGPAPHRPRCISKFAQYVGSFPVDDLDTQESVWLVQQQLWALKVLLMAHALKRILYSTWCPAHCQFAFMARNPQSPASKLFCHLFVGSQPGEVQVPHLLLCRSFQLAYLLQHPEQRAQPEPCPGSAGDMPLKPPSSPGGPPGLVREPFGRDQLSQNVHALVSFRRLPAEGPVGSGKELPESEGRGGPRHARLGNPYCSPTLVRKKAIRSKVIRSGAYRGCTYETQLQLSAREAFPAAWEAWPRGPGGPSCLVESEGSLTENIWAFAGISRPSALALLRRDVLGAFLLWPEPGASGQWCLSVRTQCGVVPHQVFRNHLGRYCVEHLPAEFASLEALVEHHAGTERSLFCSLDMGRLNPSYEEQDCRPEGRPPRTLRPLGHAKSEAELQGLG; from the exons ATGcagagggctggggcagggggccggAGGGCCTCTGACTGCGGCCCTGCCCCTCACCGGCCCCGGTGCATCAGCAAGTTCGCCCAG TATGTGGGCTCCTTCCCCGTGGACGACCTGGACACCCAGGAGAGTGTGTGGCTCGTGCAACAACAGCTGTGGGCACTGAAG GTGCTGCTCATGGCTCACGCTCTGAAGCGTATCCTCTACTCTACCTGGTGCCCCGCCCACTGCCAGTTTGCCTTCATGGCCCGAAACCCCCAGAGCCCGGCCAGCAAGCTCTTCTGCCACCTCTTTGTGGGCAGCCAGCCTGGAGAG gTCCAGGTCCCGCACCTGCTGCTCTGCCGTTCCTTCCAGCTCGCTTACCTCTTGCAGCACCCTGAGCAGCGGGCACAGCCCGAGCCCTGCCCGGGGTCTGCAGGGGACATGCCCCTGAAGCCACCGTCCAGCCCTGGGGGGCCCCCTGGCCTAGTACGGGAACCCTTCGGCCGTGATCAGCTCTCCCAGAATGTGCACGCCCTGGTCTCCTTCCGGCGGCTGCCAGCAGAGGGGCCTGTGGGCAGTGGG AAGGAGCTGCCAGAGTCAGAAGGCCGTGGGGGCCCTCGCCATGCCCGCCTGGGGAATCCGTACTGCTCGCCCACGCTGGTGCGCAAGAAGGCCATCCGCAGCAAGGTGATCCGCTCTGGGGCCTACCGAGGCTGCACCTACGAGACTCAGCTGCAGCTGTCGGCTCGGGAGGCCT TTCCTGCCGCGTGGGAGGCGTGGCCCCGGGGGCCTGGTGGCCCCTCGTGCCTGGTGGAGAGCGAAGGCAGCCTGACGGAGAACATCTGGGCCTTTGCTGGCATCTCCAG GCCCAGCGCCCTCGCCCTGCTGCGGAGAGACGTGCTTGGGGCCTTCCTGCTGTGGCCCGAGCCCGGCGCCAGCGGCCAGTGGTGCCTCTCGGTGCGGACACAGTGCGGCGTGGTGCCCCACCAGGTCTTCCGGAACCACCTGGGCCGCTACTGCGTGGAG CACCTGCCTGCCGAGTTTGCCAGCCTGGAGGCCCTGGTGGAGCACCACGCTGGGACCGAGCGCAGCCTCTTCTGCTCCCTCGACATGGGCCGTCTGAACCCCAGCTACGAAGAGCAGGACTGCAGGCCCGAGGGCAGACCCCCCCGGACACTGCGGCCCCTTGGCCATGCCAAGTCCGAGGCCGAGCTGCAGGGCCTGGGGTAG
- the SH2D5 gene encoding SH2 domain-containing protein 5 isoform X1 yields the protein MQRAGAGGRRASDCGPAPHRPRCISKFAQYVGSFPVDDLDTQESVWLVQQQLWALKDCPRRRAVILKFSLQGLKIYSGEGEVLLMAHALKRILYSTWCPAHCQFAFMARNPQSPASKLFCHLFVGSQPGEVQVPHLLLCRSFQLAYLLQHPEQRAQPEPCPGSAGDMPLKPPSSPGGPPGLVREPFGRDQLSQNVHALVSFRRLPAEGPVGSGKELPESEGRGGPRHARLGNPYCSPTLVRKKAIRSKVIRSGAYRGCTYETQLQLSAREAFPAAWEAWPRGPGGPSCLVESEGSLTENIWAFAGISRPSALALLRRDVLGAFLLWPEPGASGQWCLSVRTQCGVVPHQVFRNHLGRYCVEHLPAEFASLEALVEHHAGTERSLFCSLDMGRLNPSYEEQDCRPEGRPPRTLRPLGHAKSEAELQGLG from the exons ATGcagagggctggggcagggggccggAGGGCCTCTGACTGCGGCCCTGCCCCTCACCGGCCCCGGTGCATCAGCAAGTTCGCCCAG TATGTGGGCTCCTTCCCCGTGGACGACCTGGACACCCAGGAGAGTGTGTGGCTCGTGCAACAACAGCTGTGGGCACTGAAG GATTGTCCCCGACGCCGGGCTGTCATCCTGAAATTCAGCCTTCAGGGCCTCAAGATCTACAGCGGGGAGGGCGAG GTGCTGCTCATGGCTCACGCTCTGAAGCGTATCCTCTACTCTACCTGGTGCCCCGCCCACTGCCAGTTTGCCTTCATGGCCCGAAACCCCCAGAGCCCGGCCAGCAAGCTCTTCTGCCACCTCTTTGTGGGCAGCCAGCCTGGAGAG gTCCAGGTCCCGCACCTGCTGCTCTGCCGTTCCTTCCAGCTCGCTTACCTCTTGCAGCACCCTGAGCAGCGGGCACAGCCCGAGCCCTGCCCGGGGTCTGCAGGGGACATGCCCCTGAAGCCACCGTCCAGCCCTGGGGGGCCCCCTGGCCTAGTACGGGAACCCTTCGGCCGTGATCAGCTCTCCCAGAATGTGCACGCCCTGGTCTCCTTCCGGCGGCTGCCAGCAGAGGGGCCTGTGGGCAGTGGG AAGGAGCTGCCAGAGTCAGAAGGCCGTGGGGGCCCTCGCCATGCCCGCCTGGGGAATCCGTACTGCTCGCCCACGCTGGTGCGCAAGAAGGCCATCCGCAGCAAGGTGATCCGCTCTGGGGCCTACCGAGGCTGCACCTACGAGACTCAGCTGCAGCTGTCGGCTCGGGAGGCCT TTCCTGCCGCGTGGGAGGCGTGGCCCCGGGGGCCTGGTGGCCCCTCGTGCCTGGTGGAGAGCGAAGGCAGCCTGACGGAGAACATCTGGGCCTTTGCTGGCATCTCCAG GCCCAGCGCCCTCGCCCTGCTGCGGAGAGACGTGCTTGGGGCCTTCCTGCTGTGGCCCGAGCCCGGCGCCAGCGGCCAGTGGTGCCTCTCGGTGCGGACACAGTGCGGCGTGGTGCCCCACCAGGTCTTCCGGAACCACCTGGGCCGCTACTGCGTGGAG CACCTGCCTGCCGAGTTTGCCAGCCTGGAGGCCCTGGTGGAGCACCACGCTGGGACCGAGCGCAGCCTCTTCTGCTCCCTCGACATGGGCCGTCTGAACCCCAGCTACGAAGAGCAGGACTGCAGGCCCGAGGGCAGACCCCCCCGGACACTGCGGCCCCTTGGCCATGCCAAGTCCGAGGCCGAGCTGCAGGGCCTGGGGTAG